In the genome of Brassica napus cultivar Da-Ae chromosome C3 unlocalized genomic scaffold, Da-Ae chrC03_Random_10, whole genome shotgun sequence, the window CCAATAAAAATTAATGGTGATTTCTTCTAGTGggaataaaaaaatgttattttcgtAACGCGCCAGGTAGGGGTCGAACCTACGGCCTTCTGCTTAGGAAACAGACGCTCTATCCACTGAGCTACAGGCGCTTTGGTTGTTACATAATGCCTTATACTAATAGATATCTTTTTAGTATTCGTCATCTTCTTACTGTCTGTCATAAACTCTTTTTCTAATCAGGTTTTCGTTTCTATGGCCATCGGCGGCTTACGATATTTCACGAATATTACGTAATATTAAGCCATGTCCATTAAGCGTGTAAACTAAGTTAACCACAAGATTGAGTAGAGCATAAAATTAAACACACGCTGTGTCAAACTATCTTAATACTTTCAATGTTAACCACAATGACCCTTTGTGGAGATTTCGACGCATTAGCGTTTAAACTTTGTATCACCTAACCATCTTGAAAGATAAAGTGAAAAAGACTCCTTGATAACACGTTCTGAATCCAAACAACAGAGAAAAATCAACACTCAGAAAGAGACCAGATATCAAACTAAACTCGTACCACCCGGCTTGTCACTTTCTTTTGGGAGAGACAACACTCAACAGCCGCCTTCATCGTAGAGACAATGATGACTAAGTAAATCACATCTGATCAGCGCGGTTTAGCTAGTGGCGGGTATGGCCACGGGCTTTGAGTCCTCTGCTTTTTCATGTTCCTTGTTCAGTAACTGAAACATAACATCCCAACGAATACGTTCACAAACAGAAATGCAAAGACCAAGTTTAATTAGCTGGTTTCCTCTTCTGGCTAAGAACATAAGAGAGTGGAAGATTTATGATCTAACCTTGTTGTTGATCAAGTTGTGGAGCGCAATTACACTTCGGATGAGGGACGATAGATAGATAACGAGCATCATGTCATTTGTTTTCACTGCTCATAATAATAAATCGCAGTAAGACTAATGGGATCCAATGATTCAAGAAAGCAGAGCACAAAGATAATAAAATTGACCGGAGAAACTTACCTGAGAAGGCCTTCACCAACTCGTTCACATTCAGGTTTGGAAGCAAGTTGAAAACGTCCTGCAGATTATTAAGCGGACTATTTCATTAGATTACAATGAGCAATAGACTTGGAAAATGTCAATCAGACCACTAAAATATACATTAACCTGCAGATGGTATAGAATCTCATGATTTAGAGGGAGCTTTCCTTCAATTACAAGGTCAAGGTAACTGCGGATCTCCCGAAGACGAGCATCAAGCCCCTTCAAAGCAGTAAGTTTGGCAGTAACCTGGAGCAAAATACATTATTTCAGTCCTCAAGTGGTaactattattttcatataataataaCTTAGCAAGAACATCAAAATAGTAAACAGCAAAGGCAACAATCATGACTTCAGCAGACATTTAAAGGGATGATAATGAAACGTTCAAGTTTTTGCAAAGAGTCTAAGACACAAACCTCAGTCGCCAGGGTACTGATAGTTGTGTCTTTCACATCTCTGAGCAAATGTTCCACACCTATTAGAAAACGAGAATAAAACAGGTATGTTTCAGCAGACCTTTTCcttaaatacaataaaaagtaCACCAGACTTGTAAACATATTGGACATACCGATCTCCTCCACTTCATGAGCAGCTATTTCTGTAGACACATGGACGAAGACTTTCTGGCTTTTCTGAGTAGCGTTCTGAAGAGACAATGGAGTATGTAATCAAGCGGATTAGATATAAGGATACAACTATACAAAACGTAAGAGATTAAGAAACATATGTATCTTACCTCCTTGACCTCTTCCACTGCATAATAAGCTTTTGTGGGAATCCCAAGCTCTTTAGGCTGTACATCGATAATGACAAGCACTGGATTTGGAACATAGCTGCATCACCAGAAGCAAAACGAAACATTTTCTAATTAGAACTGAAACAGGAAGATGTAAGGAGGACATAACCATGCTCTGCCATAACTTAAAATGGACCAGCCTATCCTCAATCCATCACCTCT includes:
- the LOC125594633 gene encoding 26S proteasome non-ATPase regulatory subunit 7 homolog A; this translates as MDVIKTQQISARTIEKVVVHPLVLLSIVDHYNRVAKDSRKRVVGVLLGSSSRGVVDVTNSYAVPFEEDDKDPSIWFLDHNYHESMFHMFKRINAKEHVVGWYSTGPKLRENDLDVHALFNGYVPNPVLVIIDVQPKELGIPTKAYYAVEEVKENATQKSQKVFVHVSTEIAAHEVEEIGVEHLLRDVKDTTISTLATEVTAKLTALKGLDARLREIRSYLDLVIEGKLPLNHEILYHLQDVFNLLPNLNVNELVKAFSVKTNDMMLVIYLSSLIRSVIALHNLINNKLLNKEHEKAEDSKPVAIPATS